In the Ensifer adhaerens genome, one interval contains:
- a CDS encoding ABC transporter substrate-binding protein, whose protein sequence is MSMLKSTWLSGLVVAGAMAWGLGVAAADPIRIGIANFGEHPQLNASIAGFKKALAENGFVEGKDVVYTESHTNFDASLVPQMIAKLQAEQPKLVYTITTPVSQIAKKALAGSGIPVVFSAVTDPVAAKLVPSWEAGDDGMTGATDLQDVAAVMAFTHKLLPNAKRFGVPYNPGEANDQALLDKIKEAAPDAGFEVVEVGVDNVNDIQQRIASFAGKADVIYTPASNLLQPAIGAVSAAARQAQIPIVNSDDGAVRDGVVPASFAVNYEQVGVNAGKIAAQILKGADPKTIAPSRPAYEDHAPLISKKAAAAFGIEVPAALATECNCVVD, encoded by the coding sequence ATGAGCATGCTTAAGAGCACTTGGCTTTCGGGATTGGTCGTCGCCGGCGCGATGGCATGGGGACTGGGCGTGGCTGCCGCCGATCCGATCCGCATCGGCATCGCCAATTTCGGCGAACATCCGCAATTGAACGCGTCGATCGCCGGTTTCAAGAAGGCGCTGGCCGAAAACGGCTTCGTCGAAGGTAAGGATGTCGTCTACACCGAGAGCCATACCAATTTCGACGCCTCGCTCGTTCCGCAGATGATCGCCAAGTTGCAGGCCGAACAGCCGAAGCTGGTCTACACGATCACCACGCCCGTCTCGCAGATCGCCAAGAAGGCGCTCGCCGGCTCCGGCATTCCGGTGGTCTTCTCCGCCGTCACCGATCCGGTGGCTGCCAAGCTCGTTCCGTCCTGGGAGGCGGGCGACGACGGCATGACCGGTGCGACCGACCTTCAGGACGTGGCCGCCGTCATGGCCTTCACGCACAAGCTGCTGCCGAACGCGAAGCGCTTTGGCGTGCCCTATAATCCGGGTGAGGCGAACGATCAGGCCCTGCTCGACAAGATCAAGGAAGCAGCGCCTGACGCAGGCTTCGAGGTCGTGGAGGTCGGCGTCGACAACGTCAACGACATCCAGCAGCGCATCGCCTCCTTCGCCGGCAAGGCCGACGTGATCTACACGCCCGCATCCAACCTGCTGCAGCCGGCGATCGGCGCCGTTTCTGCAGCCGCGCGCCAGGCACAGATCCCGATCGTCAACTCCGACGACGGTGCAGTGCGCGACGGCGTCGTGCCGGCAAGCTTTGCCGTCAACTACGAGCAGGTCGGCGTCAATGCCGGCAAGATCGCCGCCCAGATCCTCAAAGGTGCAGACCCGAAGACCATCGCTCCGTCGCGCCCGGCCTATGAAGATCACGCACCGCTGATCTCGAAGAAGGCTGCGGCCGCCTTCGGCATCGAAGTGCCGGCAGCGCTCGCGACCGAATGCAACTGCGTCGTCGACTGA
- a CDS encoding ABC transporter ATP-binding protein, protein MLEIRSARKVFYKGQADEKVALDGLNLSLATGEFGVVIGSNGAGKSSMLNAISGALVLDSGQIVINSDDVTATPVHKRAMRLARVFQDPMRGTAASMTVAENMLLAELRSNKRTLRRGLNATRLATYRERLSLLGLGLENRLDTRVELLSGGQRQSLSLIMAVGGEPELLLLDEHTAALDPRTADIVMQATIRAVEALKLTTLMVTHNMQHAVDFGHKVIMLDAGRVRLEIDGKEKAQTTVPDLIGHFSVKTDRMFLAS, encoded by the coding sequence ATGCTGGAAATCAGATCGGCCCGCAAAGTCTTCTACAAGGGGCAGGCGGACGAAAAGGTCGCGCTAGACGGCCTCAATCTCAGCCTTGCCACGGGCGAATTCGGCGTCGTCATCGGTTCGAATGGCGCCGGCAAGAGCAGCATGCTCAACGCCATCTCGGGGGCATTGGTGCTCGATAGCGGCCAGATCGTCATCAATAGCGACGATGTGACCGCGACGCCCGTGCACAAGCGCGCGATGCGGCTTGCCCGCGTCTTCCAGGACCCGATGCGCGGCACCGCCGCCAGCATGACGGTGGCGGAAAACATGTTGCTTGCCGAATTGCGTAGCAACAAGCGCACCTTGCGGCGCGGGTTGAATGCTACACGGCTCGCCACCTACAGGGAACGTCTGTCGCTGCTCGGGCTCGGCCTCGAAAACCGCCTCGATACGCGGGTGGAACTGCTCTCCGGCGGCCAGCGGCAATCGCTGTCCCTGATCATGGCGGTTGGCGGCGAGCCGGAACTGCTACTGCTCGACGAACACACCGCAGCGCTTGACCCGCGCACGGCCGATATCGTCATGCAGGCGACGATCCGCGCGGTCGAAGCCTTGAAGCTGACGACGCTGATGGTGACGCACAACATGCAGCACGCCGTGGATTTCGGCCACAAGGTCATCATGCTCGACGCCGGGCGCGTGCGCCTCGAGATCGATGGCAAGGAAAAGGCGCAGACGACCGTGCCGGATCTGATCGGCCACTTCTCCGTCAAAACCGACCGCATGTTCCTGGCGAGCTGA
- a CDS encoding ABC transporter permease translates to MDILQNTFASFVSLVPVTLAQSLILAFVVLGIMIPFRMLSFPDLTSEGAFPLGGCVCGVLMAAGMSPLAAIAIALLAGFVAGCCTAFIHLRFRIHTLLAGILMMTMLYSINLRIMGRSNLSVFGAPTVFDWAPGLQPGFPASKIVVAGLIALIVFFLLYHFFRTEKGTAVRAVGANPDMAEAQGINVWMATIGGVGLAGAFSAAGGALMVQSQGFADVNMGLGILINGLAALMIGEAIVGKQSVARQLAAPFVGAIVYYQLVSFCLAAGMPPPDLKLATGLFVLAMLALPSLKRSRGPAPARETVRE, encoded by the coding sequence ATGGATATTCTTCAAAATACCTTCGCGAGCTTCGTCTCGCTCGTTCCCGTCACGCTCGCGCAGAGCCTGATCCTCGCCTTCGTCGTGCTCGGGATCATGATCCCGTTCCGCATGCTGAGCTTTCCGGACCTGACCAGCGAAGGCGCGTTCCCGCTCGGCGGCTGCGTCTGCGGCGTGCTGATGGCGGCCGGCATGTCGCCGCTTGCAGCGATTGCCATCGCGCTTCTCGCCGGATTCGTTGCCGGCTGCTGCACGGCCTTCATCCACCTGCGGTTCCGGATCCACACGCTGCTCGCCGGTATCCTGATGATGACGATGCTCTATTCGATCAACCTCAGGATCATGGGCCGCTCGAACCTCTCCGTTTTCGGTGCGCCGACGGTGTTCGACTGGGCGCCGGGGCTGCAGCCGGGCTTTCCGGCCAGCAAGATCGTGGTTGCCGGGCTGATTGCTCTCATCGTCTTCTTCCTACTCTATCACTTCTTCCGGACGGAGAAGGGTACGGCCGTCCGCGCCGTCGGCGCGAACCCTGATATGGCCGAAGCTCAAGGGATCAACGTCTGGATGGCGACGATCGGCGGCGTCGGGCTTGCGGGCGCGTTTTCGGCGGCAGGCGGCGCGCTGATGGTGCAGTCGCAGGGTTTTGCCGACGTCAACATGGGCCTCGGCATCCTGATCAATGGTCTTGCGGCCTTGATGATCGGTGAAGCGATCGTCGGCAAACAGAGCGTGGCGCGTCAGCTCGCCGCGCCGTTCGTTGGTGCGATCGTCTACTACCAGCTCGTCTCCTTCTGCTTGGCCGCCGGCATGCCGCCGCCGGACCTGAAACTTGCGACCGGCCTGTTCGTTCTCGCCATGCTGGCTCTTCCGAGCCTCAAGCGAAGCCGCGGACCTGCGCCCGCCCGCGAAACCGTTCGCGAATAA
- the kynU gene encoding kynureninase yields the protein MNAVPDLAAIKAMDAADVLSPMRERFILPPGLIYLDGNSLGVASTAAFDELRKAATEEWGQDLIRSWNTAGWFEMPLTLGDRVGRLIGAAAGQTVVCDTTSINIYKALHAAMALRPDRSVIVSESGSFPTDLYMAEGVVSTRPGTSLRLEGVDAPEIEDLIDGSVAVVLVNHVNYKSGELRDMAALTRKAHQHGALVIWDLCHTAGALPVDLDGANVDFAVGCTYKYLNGGPGAPAFIYAATRHHGDIRQPLTGWWGHARPFAFEKHYAAGEGIRRFLCGTQPILSLRALKGALDVWDEVDMKTLREKSIGLTDLFIALVEAKCSAYGLALESPRDGVRRGSQVSFRHSHAYEIMQALIARGVIGDFRAPTTMRFGFTPLYVSYADVWQAVEILEDILKTGAWQDARFAVRAAVT from the coding sequence ATGAATGCAGTTCCTGATCTTGCCGCGATAAAGGCCATGGATGCGGCCGATGTGCTGAGCCCCATGCGCGAGCGTTTCATCCTGCCGCCGGGTCTTATCTATCTCGACGGCAACTCGCTCGGCGTTGCCTCGACCGCCGCCTTCGACGAGCTTCGCAAGGCCGCCACCGAGGAATGGGGGCAGGACCTCATCCGCAGCTGGAATACGGCCGGCTGGTTCGAGATGCCGCTGACCCTTGGCGACCGGGTCGGGCGGCTGATCGGGGCGGCCGCCGGCCAGACCGTCGTCTGCGACACCACGTCGATCAACATCTACAAGGCTCTCCATGCGGCCATGGCACTGCGGCCCGATCGGTCGGTGATCGTCAGCGAAAGCGGCAGTTTCCCGACCGATCTCTATATGGCCGAAGGCGTGGTCTCGACGCGTCCGGGCACCTCACTCAGGCTCGAAGGTGTCGATGCGCCCGAGATCGAGGATCTGATCGATGGCAGCGTCGCCGTCGTTCTCGTCAACCACGTCAACTACAAGTCCGGCGAACTGCGCGACATGGCGGCGCTGACCCGCAAGGCGCACCAACATGGCGCACTGGTCATCTGGGACCTCTGCCATACGGCCGGCGCCCTGCCGGTTGATCTCGACGGTGCTAACGTCGATTTCGCCGTCGGCTGCACCTACAAGTACCTGAACGGTGGCCCCGGAGCCCCCGCCTTCATCTACGCCGCGACTCGTCACCACGGCGATATCCGCCAGCCGCTCACCGGCTGGTGGGGCCACGCCCGCCCCTTCGCCTTCGAAAAGCACTATGCTGCCGGTGAGGGCATCCGCCGTTTCCTCTGCGGAACACAGCCGATCCTGTCGCTGCGGGCACTAAAGGGCGCGCTCGACGTCTGGGACGAGGTCGACATGAAGACGCTGCGTGAGAAGAGCATCGGCCTCACGGACCTCTTCATCGCGCTCGTCGAGGCGAAATGCAGTGCTTATGGGCTGGCGCTCGAAAGCCCCCGCGACGGCGTCAGGCGCGGAAGCCAGGTGTCGTTCCGTCACTCGCACGCTTACGAAATCATGCAGGCGCTGATTGCCCGTGGCGTCATCGGTGATTTCCGCGCACCGACGACGATGCGCTTCGGCTTCACGCCGCTCTATGTGAGCTATGCCGACGTCTGGCAGGCGGTCGAAATCCTGGAAGACATCCTCAAGACCGGTGCATGGCAGGATGCGCGCTTCGCGGTCCGTGCGGCCGTGACCTGA
- a CDS encoding threonine ammonia-lyase, which translates to MIAPHRPTPDEIADARKRIAPHFARTPLVRLDLGFPDRQIFLKLETLSPIGAFKLRPALNAVLSRDPAELESGVAVTSSGNMAYGMAWAARLIGVPMVAYMYRGAPQTKIDGVRALGGEVRFVSAETWWDYITGADHPDAPELLINPVTDQAVLAGNGSIGTEIIDDVPDVDVVLTPYGGGSMTTGVASVIKAASDRCRVFAVEDDSAAPVSAALAAGQIVTIETRPSFIKSIGAPSLVPQIWPVVRDLIDGAIAVSPGQVTEAMRLLFKKAKIVAEGAGAASLAAAIARPDLKGNIVCVVSGGNIDAAAYSTVLGGGIPSA; encoded by the coding sequence ATGATCGCGCCACACCGCCCGACCCCGGACGAAATCGCCGATGCTCGTAAACGCATCGCGCCGCATTTCGCGCGCACGCCGCTGGTCAGGCTCGATCTTGGGTTTCCGGACCGTCAGATCTTCCTGAAACTGGAGACGCTATCTCCAATTGGCGCGTTCAAGCTCCGTCCCGCCTTGAACGCCGTGCTGTCGCGCGATCCGGCCGAACTCGAAAGCGGCGTGGCGGTCACCAGCTCCGGCAACATGGCCTATGGCATGGCCTGGGCCGCGCGCCTCATCGGTGTGCCGATGGTTGCCTACATGTATCGCGGCGCACCCCAGACCAAGATCGACGGTGTGCGTGCGCTCGGCGGAGAAGTACGGTTCGTCAGTGCCGAGACCTGGTGGGACTACATCACTGGCGCCGATCATCCGGATGCGCCGGAACTGTTGATCAATCCGGTGACCGATCAGGCGGTGCTGGCCGGCAACGGTTCCATCGGCACGGAGATCATCGACGATGTGCCCGATGTCGACGTCGTGCTTACTCCCTATGGCGGCGGCAGCATGACCACCGGGGTGGCCAGCGTTATCAAGGCCGCTTCTGACCGCTGCCGTGTCTTTGCCGTCGAAGATGACAGCGCCGCCCCGGTTTCAGCAGCCCTTGCCGCTGGCCAAATCGTCACGATCGAAACCCGTCCCTCCTTCATCAAGAGCATCGGCGCGCCATCGCTGGTGCCGCAGATCTGGCCGGTGGTCCGGGACCTGATCGATGGGGCGATTGCGGTCAGCCCGGGGCAGGTGACCGAAGCGATGCGGCTCCTCTTCAAGAAGGCGAAGATCGTTGCCGAGGGCGCGGGTGCTGCCTCGCTTGCCGCCGCAATCGCGCGACCGGATCTCAAGGGAAACATCGTCTGCGTGGTCTCGGGCGGCAACATCGACGCGGCTGCCTATTCCACTGTGCTCGGCGGTGGCATTCCCTCAGCCTGA
- a CDS encoding ABC transporter ATP-binding protein translates to MSLLELKGLETFYGASQALFGVNLDVREGEVVALMGRNGMGKTTTINSILGLVRPRSGAISFAGKTISGLRPHRIARLGLGLVPEGRRCFPNLTVMENLIATARGNEWTFEKVTALFPRLGERRDQYANTLSGGEQQMLAIGRALMTNPSLLILDEATEGLAPVIRQDIWSAIRTLKAAGQSILVVDKTLSELLPVADRCFVLEKGATVFEGSPTALTPELQDRYLGV, encoded by the coding sequence GTGAGCCTGCTCGAACTCAAGGGTCTCGAAACCTTCTACGGCGCATCCCAAGCGCTCTTCGGCGTCAACCTCGATGTGCGCGAGGGCGAGGTCGTCGCGCTCATGGGCCGCAACGGCATGGGCAAGACCACGACGATCAACTCGATCCTCGGGCTCGTGCGCCCGCGTTCAGGCGCCATCTCCTTTGCTGGCAAGACCATCTCCGGCCTGCGCCCGCACCGGATTGCGAGGCTCGGCCTCGGTCTCGTTCCTGAAGGACGGCGCTGCTTTCCCAATCTCACCGTCATGGAGAACCTCATTGCCACCGCACGCGGCAACGAATGGACTTTCGAGAAAGTGACCGCGCTGTTCCCTCGCCTCGGCGAGCGGCGCGATCAGTATGCCAACACCCTTTCGGGCGGCGAGCAGCAGATGCTGGCGATCGGCCGGGCCTTGATGACCAATCCCAGCCTGCTCATTCTCGACGAGGCAACGGAAGGGCTGGCGCCGGTCATTCGCCAGGACATCTGGTCGGCGATCCGCACGCTCAAGGCAGCGGGACAGTCGATTCTTGTCGTAGACAAGACGCTCTCGGAGTTGCTGCCCGTTGCCGACCGCTGCTTCGTCTTGGAAAAGGGCGCGACAGTCTTTGAGGGCTCTCCAACGGCGCTGACGCCAGAGCTTCAGGACCGTTATCTTGGCGTTTGA
- a CDS encoding ABC transporter ATP-binding protein yields MSEPVLEIRDLRKSFGALKATDGVSLDLRPGQIHALIGPNGAGKSTLIHQIAGSLKADSGTIRFRGEDIGGLDMAARARLGLARSFQISSLAQEFSALRNVMLAVQARHGSSFHFFRQVSNDKELTEPAMAMLERVDLAARAHVPAAELSHGERRQLEIAIALALSPKVFLFDEPMAGMGPEGSKRLTSFLDGLRHEAPMLLVEHDMDAVFALADRISVLVYGRIIASGTVDEIRSDPDVRRAYLGEAA; encoded by the coding sequence ATGTCTGAGCCCGTCCTCGAAATCCGCGACCTCAGAAAATCCTTTGGCGCGCTGAAGGCGACCGACGGCGTCAGCCTCGATCTTCGCCCCGGGCAGATCCATGCGCTGATCGGCCCGAATGGCGCCGGAAAAAGCACGCTGATCCACCAGATCGCCGGATCGCTGAAAGCCGATAGCGGCACCATCCGCTTTCGTGGAGAGGATATCGGCGGCCTCGACATGGCCGCCCGAGCCCGGCTCGGCCTCGCCCGCAGCTTCCAGATCTCCTCGCTGGCGCAGGAATTCTCGGCCCTTCGCAACGTCATGCTGGCGGTGCAGGCGCGCCACGGCAGCAGCTTCCACTTCTTTCGCCAGGTCAGCAACGACAAGGAACTGACCGAACCGGCCATGGCGATGCTGGAGCGCGTCGATCTCGCTGCGCGTGCCCATGTGCCGGCGGCCGAACTCTCACACGGCGAACGCCGGCAACTCGAAATCGCCATCGCACTGGCGCTGTCGCCGAAAGTCTTTCTGTTCGACGAGCCCATGGCTGGCATGGGACCGGAGGGCTCCAAGCGGCTGACTTCGTTCCTTGATGGGCTGCGTCACGAAGCTCCAATGCTCTTGGTGGAGCACGACATGGATGCGGTCTTTGCGCTGGCGGATCGCATCTCCGTGCTGGTCTACGGCCGCATCATCGCCTCAGGCACGGTCGATGAAATCCGCAGCGATCCAGATGTGCGCCGGGCCTATCTGGGAGAAGCCGCGTGA
- a CDS encoding branched-chain amino acid ABC transporter permease, producing MNRETTINLLLALVLLGAPMLAVSLGEPFYVTLATRIVVLALAAVGLNMALGLGGLLSFGHAAFFGLGGYVSGILATHAFNAEPLFAGIPATTSMPLIWVAAVAVAGLIALPIGAISLRTSGVYFIMITLAFAQMIYYFAISWPAYGGEDGLSMSMRNAFPGVNTAKPLPYFLICYAALMATLLLFHVVEGSRFGSALQAARQNGTRLAAVGIAPFNIRLVAFAVSAMITGFAGALYADLNRFVGPSMLSWHMSGELIVLIILGGKGRLFGPVAGAMIFVFFEYVLGGITERWQFFLGLILLGIVLFARGGLLGLLSGKPRHV from the coding sequence ATGAACCGCGAAACCACAATCAACCTGCTGCTCGCCCTTGTGCTTCTCGGTGCGCCGATGCTGGCCGTAAGCTTGGGCGAACCCTTCTACGTGACGCTCGCAACCCGCATCGTCGTGCTGGCGCTTGCCGCCGTCGGCCTCAATATGGCGCTCGGGCTCGGCGGGCTGCTTTCCTTCGGACATGCGGCCTTCTTCGGCCTCGGCGGTTATGTGTCCGGCATTCTCGCCACGCACGCCTTCAATGCCGAGCCGCTCTTTGCCGGCATTCCGGCGACGACATCGATGCCGCTGATCTGGGTCGCCGCCGTCGCAGTCGCCGGCCTCATCGCGTTGCCGATCGGTGCGATCAGCCTGCGCACATCGGGCGTCTACTTCATCATGATCACGCTCGCCTTTGCGCAGATGATCTATTACTTCGCGATCTCCTGGCCGGCCTATGGTGGCGAGGACGGCCTGTCGATGTCGATGCGCAACGCCTTTCCCGGCGTCAACACGGCCAAGCCCCTGCCCTATTTCCTGATCTGCTACGCGGCACTGATGGCGACGCTGCTTCTCTTTCACGTGGTAGAGGGTTCACGCTTCGGCAGCGCCCTGCAGGCGGCGAGACAGAACGGCACACGCCTTGCCGCAGTCGGCATCGCACCTTTCAACATCCGCCTCGTCGCCTTTGCCGTCTCGGCGATGATCACCGGATTTGCCGGCGCGCTCTATGCGGACCTCAACCGTTTCGTCGGCCCCTCGATGCTCTCCTGGCACATGTCGGGCGAACTGATCGTGCTGATCATCCTCGGCGGCAAGGGCCGCCTGTTCGGTCCCGTCGCCGGCGCGATGATCTTCGTCTTCTTCGAATATGTGCTCGGCGGCATCACCGAGCGCTGGCAGTTCTTCCTCGGCCTCATCCTGCTTGGCATCGTGCTCTTTGCCCGCGGCGGGCTGCTGGGTCTCCTCTCCGGAAAGCCGCGCCATGTCTGA
- a CDS encoding branched-chain amino acid ABC transporter permease: MFTALLIEQLLNGLQLGVMLFLMAAGLTLIFGVMGLINLAHGSLYMIGAFACATVAAATGSFWIGLIASLAAAAGVGAIIEVAVIRRLYDRDHLDQVLATFALILILSEGARWLFGSFPLYLDIPPILQGAVPLPGGGQYQLYRLAIIGVGIAVAIGLYLLISRTRLGMRIRAGESDREMIGALGIDIGTLYTVVFALGAALAGLAGALVGALQSVQVGMGEPVLILAFVVIVIGGIGSIKGALVGAVIVGVVDTMGRFLLPSLLALTMPASQATTIGAALASMLIYVVMALILAFRPSGLFAAQS; this comes from the coding sequence TTGTTCACCGCACTCCTGATCGAACAACTGCTCAACGGGCTCCAGCTCGGTGTGATGCTGTTTCTGATGGCCGCCGGCCTGACTCTGATTTTCGGGGTCATGGGCCTCATAAACCTGGCGCACGGCTCACTCTACATGATCGGCGCCTTCGCCTGCGCAACGGTCGCAGCCGCCACCGGCTCCTTCTGGATCGGCCTCATCGCCAGCCTTGCGGCCGCCGCCGGTGTCGGCGCGATCATCGAGGTCGCCGTCATCCGCAGGCTCTATGACCGCGATCATCTCGATCAGGTGCTCGCGACCTTCGCGCTGATCCTGATCCTGTCGGAAGGCGCGCGCTGGCTCTTCGGCTCGTTCCCGCTTTATCTCGACATACCACCCATACTGCAGGGTGCGGTGCCGCTGCCGGGCGGCGGCCAGTACCAGCTCTACCGCCTGGCGATCATCGGCGTCGGCATTGCCGTTGCGATCGGCCTCTATCTCCTGATCTCCCGTACCCGGCTCGGCATGCGCATCCGAGCGGGCGAGTCCGATCGCGAGATGATCGGAGCGCTCGGTATCGACATCGGCACGCTCTATACGGTCGTCTTTGCGCTGGGAGCCGCGCTTGCGGGCTTGGCCGGCGCGCTGGTCGGTGCGCTGCAATCCGTACAGGTAGGCATGGGTGAGCCGGTGCTCATCCTCGCCTTTGTCGTCATCGTCATCGGCGGCATCGGCTCGATCAAGGGCGCGCTCGTCGGCGCAGTGATCGTCGGCGTCGTCGACACCATGGGCCGCTTCCTGCTTCCTTCCTTGCTCGCATTGACCATGCCCGCGTCGCAGGCGACCACCATCGGTGCGGCGCTCGCCTCAATGCTGATCTACGTCGTCATGGCCCTCATTCTCGCTTTCAGGCCAAGCGGCCTGTTTGCGGCGCAGTCGTGA
- a CDS encoding ABC transporter substrate-binding protein has translation MNRILAASLLGLSLATSSLAHAEPVKIGVITTLSGGGAGLGIDMRDAFTLAIKQSGNKDVELVIEDDAQKPELAVQIAEKMIQGDKVDLMTGIIWSNLAMAVVPNTVAQDVIYLSPNAGPSALAGANCNPNYFNVAYQNDNFHEAMGQYANKDYKNAFILAPNYPAGKDALTGFKRYYKGALAGEIYTQVGQTDYAAEIAQIRASGADTVYFFLPGGMGIAFMKQYAQSGVNIPVMGPGFSFSQDVLPAIGDAALGVKNSATWSKDLDNEANKKFVEAFRTEYKRLPSIYAAQSWDTANLILAALSKASVKDKDAFRAALKAADFQSVRGKFVFNNNNHPIQNIYVREVVKEADGVLTNKIIATAFEDHKDAYAEKCSM, from the coding sequence ATGAACCGCATTCTGGCCGCGAGCCTTCTTGGCCTTTCGCTTGCGACATCGAGCCTTGCCCATGCCGAGCCGGTGAAGATCGGCGTCATCACCACGCTTTCGGGCGGCGGTGCCGGCCTGGGCATCGACATGCGCGACGCCTTCACGCTGGCGATCAAGCAGTCGGGCAACAAGGACGTGGAACTGGTGATCGAGGACGATGCCCAGAAGCCGGAACTTGCGGTACAGATCGCCGAGAAGATGATCCAGGGCGACAAGGTCGACCTGATGACGGGCATCATCTGGTCGAACCTCGCAATGGCCGTCGTGCCAAACACGGTCGCGCAGGACGTAATCTATCTCTCGCCCAACGCCGGTCCCTCGGCACTTGCCGGTGCGAACTGCAATCCGAACTATTTCAACGTCGCCTACCAGAACGACAATTTCCATGAGGCGATGGGGCAATACGCCAACAAGGACTACAAGAACGCCTTCATCCTGGCGCCCAACTATCCGGCCGGCAAGGACGCGCTGACCGGTTTCAAGCGCTACTACAAGGGTGCGCTTGCCGGCGAGATCTACACGCAGGTCGGCCAGACGGACTATGCCGCCGAAATCGCCCAGATCCGCGCCTCGGGCGCCGACACGGTCTATTTCTTCCTGCCCGGCGGCATGGGCATCGCCTTCATGAAGCAATATGCGCAGTCGGGCGTCAACATCCCGGTCATGGGCCCCGGCTTCTCCTTCAGCCAGGACGTCCTGCCGGCGATCGGTGATGCAGCCCTTGGCGTCAAGAACTCGGCGACCTGGTCGAAGGACCTCGACAACGAGGCCAACAAGAAGTTCGTCGAAGCCTTCAGGACCGAATACAAGCGCCTGCCGTCGATCTACGCGGCGCAGAGCTGGGATACGGCAAACCTGATCCTCGCCGCCCTTTCCAAGGCAAGCGTCAAAGACAAGGACGCCTTCCGCGCAGCACTTAAGGCAGCAGACTTCCAGTCGGTACGCGGCAAGTTCGTCTTCAACAACAACAACCACCCGATCCAGAACATCTACGTGCGCGAGGTGGTCAAGGAAGCCGACGGCGTGCTCACCAACAAGATCATCGCCACCGCCTTCGAAGACCATAAGGACGCCTACGCCGAGAAGTGCAGCATGTAG
- the kynA gene encoding tryptophan 2,3-dioxygenase, with translation MSKSYDPSKEGAQMSFKGRMSYSDYLMLEKVLDAQEPLSKAHDEMLFIIQHQTSELWMKLALHEINAAVRSIRDDRLEPAFKMLTRVARIFEQLNSAWDVLRTMTPSEYTTFRESLGQSSGFQSWQYRAIEFLAGNRNVAMLGPHAHRPDIMEKLEAILAAPSLYDEAIRLLSRNGFDVGEEADKTDWRETRAESDKVFAAWQTVYRDPERYWMLYELAEKLVDFEDYFRRWRFNHVTTVERIIGMKRGTGGTSGASYLKKMLEVELFPELWHVRTGL, from the coding sequence ATGAGCAAATCATACGACCCTTCGAAAGAAGGCGCCCAAATGTCGTTCAAGGGACGCATGTCCTATAGCGACTACCTGATGCTGGAAAAGGTGTTGGACGCGCAGGAGCCACTTTCCAAAGCCCATGACGAGATGCTGTTCATCATCCAGCATCAGACGTCGGAGCTCTGGATGAAGCTCGCGCTGCACGAGATCAACGCCGCCGTCCGTTCGATCCGCGACGACCGGCTGGAACCCGCATTCAAGATGCTGACGCGCGTCGCCCGCATCTTCGAGCAGCTGAACAGTGCCTGGGACGTGCTGCGCACGATGACCCCCAGCGAATACACCACATTCCGTGAATCGCTCGGCCAATCCTCCGGCTTCCAGTCGTGGCAGTACCGGGCGATCGAGTTCCTCGCCGGCAACCGCAACGTCGCGATGCTCGGGCCGCATGCGCACCGTCCTGACATCATGGAAAAGCTGGAGGCGATTCTCGCCGCGCCGTCGCTCTACGACGAGGCGATCCGGCTGCTTTCGCGCAACGGCTTCGATGTCGGCGAGGAAGCGGACAAGACGGATTGGCGCGAGACGCGCGCGGAAAGCGACAAGGTCTTTGCTGCCTGGCAGACCGTCTACCGCGATCCGGAGCGCTACTGGATGCTCTACGAACTCGCCGAGAAGCTGGTCGATTTCGAGGACTATTTCCGCCGCTGGCGCTTCAACCACGTCACGACCGTCGAGCGCATCATCGGCATGAAACGCGGAACCGGGGGCACATCCGGCGCGTCCTATCTGAAAAAGATGCTCGAAGTGGAACTTTTCCCCGAGCTCTGGCACGTGCGCACGGGTCTCTGA